The proteins below are encoded in one region of Acidisarcina polymorpha:
- a CDS encoding alpha/beta fold hydrolase, with protein sequence MSKNVNIMLVHGAWADGSCWSKVILLLEAKGYNVTAAQIPLQSLTGDIEVTRRLLTANNGPTVLVGHSYGGAVITGAATATPQVKALVYITAFGLDEGESLESLSKQGPPSPGSAAIEPDDKGFLWINRDKFHTAFAGGATDDEASIMAAVQKPLSFAAFGGLESAPAWKTLPSWYLTCSEDQMIPPPAQEFLAKRMNATVRSVASSHCPFMSHPKEVADIIALAAESITV encoded by the coding sequence ATGAGCAAAAATGTGAACATCATGCTGGTACATGGCGCTTGGGCTGACGGCTCATGCTGGAGCAAGGTCATCCTCTTACTCGAGGCTAAGGGCTACAACGTGACAGCCGCGCAGATTCCGTTACAGTCCCTCACAGGTGACATCGAGGTTACCCGCCGGCTTCTAACCGCGAACAATGGCCCAACTGTTCTCGTGGGCCACTCCTACGGCGGCGCAGTGATTACCGGGGCCGCGACTGCCACACCACAGGTAAAGGCCCTCGTCTATATAACGGCCTTCGGTCTCGATGAAGGGGAAAGCCTTGAATCCCTGAGCAAGCAGGGCCCGCCCTCGCCGGGCTCCGCAGCCATAGAGCCAGACGACAAGGGCTTTCTCTGGATTAACCGGGACAAGTTCCACACTGCCTTTGCCGGCGGCGCGACAGATGACGAGGCCTCGATTATGGCAGCTGTCCAGAAGCCTCTCAGCTTCGCTGCTTTTGGCGGCCTGGAAAGCGCTCCTGCATGGAAGACCCTCCCTTCCTGGTATCTCACCTGCAGTGAGGATCAGATGATCCCTCCGCCCGCTCAGGAATTCCTGGCAAAGCGAATGAACGCGACTGTTCGGTCAGTGGCTTCAAGCCATTGCCCGTTCATGTCGCACCCAAAAGAAGTCGCAGACATCATAGCTCTCGCTGCTGAATCGATTACGGTATAA
- a CDS encoding response regulator, with product MTRTIRVLAVDDHPLLRAGIASVINAEPGMEIVAEAADAHEAIAAYRQHRPDITLMDLRLSKGTGIEAISAIRSDAPGARIIVLTTFGGDVLALQAFKAGASGYLLKSMMRADLIDTIRLVHAGHRKIPSEIAATMAEHAGEDSLTIRELDVLHSIATGNSNKIIADDLDLSVHTVKGHVQSILSKLGAGDRTHAVVIALKRGILEQ from the coding sequence ATGACGCGAACTATCAGAGTGTTGGCGGTTGATGATCACCCGCTGCTACGCGCCGGTATTGCCAGCGTGATCAATGCTGAGCCAGGCATGGAAATTGTTGCTGAAGCTGCGGATGCTCATGAAGCGATTGCAGCGTACCGGCAGCACCGACCCGATATCACCCTGATGGATCTCCGACTTTCAAAGGGCACCGGCATTGAGGCGATCAGCGCAATTCGGTCGGATGCTCCAGGAGCTCGGATCATTGTGCTCACCACGTTCGGGGGAGACGTATTAGCCTTGCAGGCATTCAAAGCCGGAGCGAGTGGCTATCTGTTGAAGAGCATGATGCGCGCGGATCTGATCGACACGATTCGCCTGGTTCACGCTGGCCATCGGAAGATACCCTCAGAGATCGCAGCCACAATGGCCGAACACGCAGGAGAAGATTCCCTGACCATTCGCGAGTTGGATGTGTTGCATTCCATTGCTACTGGTAACTCCAATAAGATCATTGCCGATGACCTCGATCTCTCAGTACATACGGTCAAGGGTCATGTGCAGAGTATTCTCTCCAAACTCGGGGCCGGCGATCGCACCCACGCCGTGGTCATTGCACTGAAGCGCGGAATACTTGAACAATGA
- a CDS encoding alkene reductase has translation MTSIQRPHLFSPIQLGALSLKHRVIMAPLTRSRSIQPDSVPGGLMKAYYEQRASDGGLIISEATNISLTSRGWLGAPGLYTAEQVKGWSKIVADVRAKGGHMFAQLWHTGRSSHTAMTGGAMPVSASVDPSYWEHPNHLVSIPGGWAQSTPHRALTVTEIDCVVQDYRNAAQRAMDADFEGVELHAANGYLVDQFLQNGSNKRTDDYGGSIVNRSRFLFEILAALISVWGPDRVAVRLGPNGTWNGMSDSDPDALFSYIAEKLNDYNLAYLHIIEPRIGGSDLIHAGQGAVASEKLRRIFRGKLIAAGGFEPDTAEQIVASGTLDAVAFGRYFVSNPDLPLRIREGLPLSEYDRGTFYTFDEHGYSDYLAYSAVLSA, from the coding sequence ATGACCAGCATCCAGCGTCCTCATCTATTTTCGCCAATCCAACTCGGAGCTTTGTCCTTGAAGCATCGCGTGATCATGGCACCGCTCACTCGTTCCCGGTCGATCCAGCCAGACTCTGTGCCCGGTGGTCTCATGAAGGCGTACTACGAACAGCGGGCGTCCGATGGCGGGCTAATTATCTCTGAGGCTACAAACATTTCTCTTACAAGCCGCGGCTGGCTGGGTGCCCCGGGGCTTTACACAGCCGAACAGGTCAAGGGATGGAGCAAGATCGTCGCCGACGTCCGCGCGAAGGGCGGCCATATGTTTGCCCAACTCTGGCATACGGGTCGCTCGTCGCATACCGCGATGACTGGTGGAGCAATGCCGGTCTCTGCCTCCGTAGACCCAAGCTATTGGGAACATCCGAATCACCTGGTGTCGATCCCTGGAGGATGGGCGCAGTCCACGCCACATCGTGCTTTGACGGTCACAGAGATTGACTGCGTTGTGCAGGACTACAGAAACGCTGCGCAGCGAGCAATGGACGCTGATTTCGAAGGTGTAGAGTTGCACGCGGCCAACGGATACTTAGTCGATCAGTTCCTGCAGAATGGCAGTAACAAGCGAACGGATGATTACGGCGGTTCGATTGTGAATCGCAGCCGCTTCCTCTTTGAGATTCTCGCGGCCTTGATCTCCGTTTGGGGCCCAGATCGTGTGGCCGTGCGCCTCGGTCCAAACGGTACGTGGAATGGAATGTCCGACAGCGACCCCGATGCGCTGTTCTCCTATATCGCGGAGAAGCTCAACGACTATAACCTTGCTTACCTTCATATCATCGAGCCTCGCATTGGCGGCAGTGATTTGATCCATGCAGGCCAGGGAGCCGTGGCCTCCGAGAAACTTCGCCGCATCTTCAGAGGGAAACTGATCGCGGCCGGCGGATTCGAACCAGATACCGCAGAACAGATCGTCGCTTCCGGAACGTTAGACGCGGTGGCGTTTGGGCGTTACTTCGTATCTAATCCGGATCTTCCGCTCCGCATACGTGAAGGCTTGCCACTCTCCGAATACGACCGCGGAACCTTTTACACCTTTGACGAACACGGGTACTCGGACTATCTAGCCTATAGCGCCGTCCTTTCGGCATAA